In Methanosarcina siciliae T4/M, one genomic interval encodes:
- the feoB gene encoding ferrous iron transport protein B, with the protein MIGISSSCCTPGNKGQKDSPYDVTLAFIGNPSVGKSVFFSRLTGVGVEVSNYPGTTVALTRGSVKAREKTVEVVDLPGIYSLGVANEDEKVTKRFLIEDQPDVIVNVLDASRLERNLYLTLQLLELDIPMVIALNQVDLAAELGILIDTDRLSELLGLPVVPTVATWGVGLDEVILQALEEKEKVQAHHRVKYSQWILQALSSLDHAFPDTSQTVKIAALLNDAEFVELCCMPPEANAILSSARRLRQNLEIDHGISVPDTVARDLYGESGYIVDSVVSSFEPKKRFRDRVDKVLTSPNFGILVLIAALLFTFLLVFKIGGFLEAWIVDDLFEPHIIQPVEEMTLGMSPLFRNLILYSLRGVEAGFAIAIPYIAVFYAILSIFEDSGYLTRAAFLLDNLTHKLGLHGRAVIPLVLGFGCNVPAIMAVHALGTRREKRIASLLISLIPCSARTVIILGLVGTFVGFWPAVSIYVMEVFIIAAMGWILGRTLPGQRSGFIMEMTPLRKPELKSTLRKTWMKSREFLYIAFPLLLVGSAALGIADALGFLSIFQDFVEPISVGLLGLPAFAATALVFGILRKEMALQILAVLAGTANFAAVMTPLQMYQFAVITTIYVPCVATIAVLKHELGTKDTTAIVLFTIILALVVGVLIRVFGPLFL; encoded by the coding sequence ATGATAGGGATTTCCAGCTCATGCTGTACCCCTGGCAATAAAGGTCAAAAAGATTCTCCTTATGATGTGACGCTGGCCTTCATAGGTAATCCGAGTGTTGGAAAAAGTGTTTTTTTCAGCAGGCTTACAGGTGTCGGGGTTGAGGTGTCCAATTACCCCGGCACTACGGTAGCGCTTACAAGGGGAAGTGTAAAAGCCAGGGAAAAAACTGTTGAAGTAGTCGACCTGCCGGGAATTTATTCTCTCGGGGTGGCAAACGAAGACGAAAAGGTAACAAAAAGATTTCTTATTGAAGACCAGCCGGATGTCATAGTCAACGTCCTTGATGCAAGCAGGCTTGAGAGAAACCTCTATCTGACCTTGCAGCTTCTGGAACTCGATATCCCTATGGTTATCGCCTTAAACCAGGTGGATCTGGCCGCTGAGCTCGGGATTCTTATTGATACGGACAGACTTTCAGAACTCCTTGGCCTGCCTGTAGTCCCCACCGTTGCAACGTGGGGGGTAGGGCTTGACGAGGTAATACTCCAGGCGCTCGAAGAGAAAGAAAAAGTCCAGGCGCACCACAGGGTAAAGTACAGCCAGTGGATCCTCCAGGCTCTATCCAGTCTTGACCATGCTTTTCCGGATACTTCCCAGACTGTTAAAATTGCAGCTCTACTGAACGATGCCGAGTTTGTGGAACTCTGCTGTATGCCTCCTGAAGCCAATGCCATTCTCTCTTCTGCCCGGCGCTTGCGACAGAACCTTGAGATCGATCATGGAATTTCGGTCCCGGATACCGTTGCAAGAGACCTGTACGGAGAATCAGGGTATATAGTGGATAGTGTGGTCTCGTCGTTTGAGCCGAAAAAAAGGTTTCGGGACAGGGTAGATAAAGTTCTTACCTCACCTAACTTCGGGATTTTGGTGCTCATAGCTGCCCTGCTTTTTACTTTTCTTCTCGTCTTCAAGATAGGTGGCTTCCTTGAGGCCTGGATTGTGGACGACCTTTTCGAGCCTCATATAATCCAGCCCGTCGAGGAAATGACTCTTGGCATGTCCCCTCTTTTCAGAAACCTGATCCTCTATTCTCTGAGGGGGGTGGAAGCCGGATTTGCAATTGCAATCCCGTATATTGCAGTTTTCTATGCCATTTTGTCCATATTCGAGGACTCGGGCTACCTGACAAGGGCAGCTTTTCTTCTGGACAACCTGACCCATAAGCTAGGGCTTCACGGGCGAGCCGTTATCCCCCTGGTCCTGGGGTTTGGCTGTAACGTCCCTGCGATTATGGCAGTGCATGCCCTCGGCACCCGGAGAGAAAAGAGGATCGCTTCGCTTCTCATCTCTCTTATCCCCTGCTCTGCAAGGACCGTTATTATTCTGGGGCTTGTGGGGACATTTGTTGGGTTCTGGCCTGCGGTCTCAATCTATGTGATGGAGGTCTTCATCATTGCAGCAATGGGCTGGATTCTCGGAAGAACCCTTCCGGGCCAGAGAAGCGGCTTTATTATGGAAATGACCCCCCTCCGAAAACCCGAACTGAAATCCACTCTCAGGAAGACCTGGATGAAAAGCCGGGAATTTTTATACATCGCTTTTCCACTGCTGCTGGTCGGGAGTGCAGCCCTGGGAATTGCCGACGCCCTTGGGTTTCTTTCTATCTTCCAGGACTTTGTGGAACCAATATCTGTCGGCCTGTTAGGTCTTCCGGCTTTTGCCGCAACAGCTCTGGTCTTCGGGATTCTCCGAAAGGAAATGGCTCTCCAGATCCTGGCAGTACTTGCAGGTACAGCTAACTTCGCAGCCGTAATGACTCCCCTTCAGATGTACCAGTTTGCAGTAATCACAACCATCTATGTCCCCTGCGTGGCAACTATTGCAGTACTTAAACACGAACTTGGAACGAAGGATACTACTGCAATTGTTCTCTTTACAATAATCCTTGCTCTTGTGGTCGGGGTCTTGATCCGGGTTTTCGGGCCTCTCTTCCTGTAA
- a CDS encoding metal-dependent transcriptional regulator, with product MHTDRIEEYLETILYLITKNHGPAKTKQIAEELNVSSPSVTEMIKKLHSMGFVEYKPYQGVELTEKGAEEAIRIKRKHQVLETFLAEVLDFDRKEAHREACELEHAVSDSVLERLYDFLGNPEYCPDGHPINIDKCNLQREEKFIPLDEMKEGSSGTVARVTLPRETKERLTSLGILTGEDIEVRRKQKQGCISVMAVGSEIALGRDIAKKIFITPKGKIA from the coding sequence ATGCATACGGATCGAATCGAAGAGTACTTAGAAACTATTCTTTACCTCATTACGAAAAATCATGGTCCTGCAAAGACCAAACAAATTGCAGAAGAACTGAACGTGTCTTCACCCAGTGTGACGGAAATGATCAAAAAGTTGCATTCTATGGGGTTCGTTGAGTATAAGCCCTATCAAGGGGTTGAATTGACTGAAAAAGGGGCTGAAGAAGCTATTCGAATTAAGAGGAAACACCAGGTGCTTGAGACTTTTCTGGCTGAAGTCCTCGATTTTGACAGAAAGGAAGCTCACAGGGAGGCCTGTGAGCTTGAACATGCTGTTTCAGACTCGGTGCTTGAGAGACTTTACGATTTTCTGGGTAATCCGGAGTACTGCCCTGACGGGCACCCGATAAATATCGATAAATGCAACCTGCAGCGCGAAGAAAAATTCATCCCTCTCGACGAAATGAAAGAGGGAAGTTCGGGCACGGTTGCAAGGGTAACCCTTCCGAGGGAAACAAAAGAACGTTTAACCTCGCTTGGTATCCTCACCGGAGAGGATATAGAAGTCCGGCGCAAGCAAAAACAGGGCTGCATCTCTGTCATGGCTGTCGGGTCTGAGATTGCTCTTGGAAGGGATATTGCAAAGAAAATTTTCATCACTCCAAAAGGCAAAATTGCGTAA
- a CDS encoding N-acetyltransferase gives MIRKARISDVVEMKQIINTYSKEELMLARSLSEIYENIRDYYVCEIAGEIVGCCALHVVWEDLAEILALAVRPDCSRKGVGSKLVSSCLEDAKELGMKEVFALTYVPGFFETMEFNIVDKNSLPRKIWSGCIRCPKFPDCNEIAVLRSIDA, from the coding sequence TTGATCAGAAAAGCCAGGATAAGTGATGTTGTTGAGATGAAACAGATCATCAACACCTACTCTAAGGAAGAGCTCATGCTTGCTCGTTCTCTGAGTGAGATATACGAGAACATAAGGGACTATTATGTCTGTGAGATAGCAGGTGAGATTGTCGGATGCTGTGCCCTGCATGTGGTCTGGGAAGACCTTGCCGAAATCCTTGCTCTCGCAGTTAGGCCAGATTGTTCAAGGAAAGGAGTTGGTTCTAAGCTTGTTTCATCCTGTCTTGAGGACGCTAAAGAACTCGGCATGAAAGAAGTCTTTGCTCTTACTTACGTGCCCGGTTTTTTTGAAACCATGGAATTCAATATCGTGGATAAAAACAGCCTTCCCCGGAAAATCTGGTCCGGATGTATCAGATGTCCCAAATTCCCTGACTGTAATGAGATTGCAGTCCTCAGGTCTATCGACGCCTGA
- a CDS encoding biotin transporter BioY, which translates to MHIRHDHSYPVHTPELRKMVFASLFAALTAAGAYMQIPIPFSPVTVTLQVFFVLLAGSLLKSKWGSLSMIVYTLLGVAGLPVFAGGSSGVGVLLGPTGGYIFGFILAAYLIGKLSEKAESAGKSGFAVNGLNMSAGVLVIYTLGVIQLMLVAEIGPWAALTLGTLPFLPGEVVKTAVATYIASNHKI; encoded by the coding sequence ATGCACATTAGACATGATCATTCTTATCCCGTCCATACTCCCGAACTCCGAAAAATGGTCTTTGCCTCCCTCTTTGCGGCCCTGACTGCCGCGGGAGCCTATATGCAGATTCCCATACCCTTTTCGCCTGTTACTGTCACCCTGCAGGTGTTCTTTGTTCTGCTTGCAGGAAGCCTGCTGAAGAGCAAATGGGGAAGCCTGAGCATGATAGTATATACCCTTCTCGGCGTTGCCGGGCTTCCCGTCTTTGCAGGAGGCAGTTCCGGAGTAGGGGTTCTTCTAGGACCTACCGGTGGGTACATTTTCGGATTCATACTGGCTGCCTACCTTATAGGCAAACTTTCCGAAAAGGCGGAAAGTGCCGGAAAATCGGGGTTTGCAGTTAACGGCCTTAATATGAGTGCAGGAGTCCTGGTCATATATACCCTCGGGGTTATCCAATTGATGCTGGTAGCCGAAATAGGACCCTGGGCAGCCCTTACCCTCGGAACCCTCCCCTTCCTGCCGGGAGAAGTGGTAAAAACTGCAGTTGCCACATACATCGCTTCAAACCATAAAATCTAA
- a CDS encoding energy-coupling factor transporter ATPase: MIRLENVSYNYPDGTPALRNINMEIKKGEYIGITGKNGSGKSTLALHLNGLLGPQKGKVLVKGMDTGDFSKLQGIRKLVGIVFQNPETQFVGRTVEEDLAFGPENLCLPPVEIRKRVDRALTETGLGKYRYRSPKTLSGGQGQCVALAGILTMEPECLVFDEVTSMLDPDSGKTVLERVKRLHEKGKTIVYITHNLEELQAADRIFVMEKGRIVLEGKPENVLSEHSLRDLGLTPPSLIELAEHLKKHGVAVPWEKTSSPSGFAEEICRLFLKT; encoded by the coding sequence ATGATAAGGCTCGAAAATGTAAGTTACAATTACCCTGATGGAACCCCTGCCCTCCGAAACATAAATATGGAAATTAAGAAAGGGGAATATATAGGGATAACAGGCAAAAACGGAAGCGGCAAATCCACGCTTGCCCTCCACCTCAACGGGCTCCTGGGACCCCAAAAAGGAAAAGTTCTGGTAAAGGGCATGGATACCGGAGACTTTTCAAAGCTACAGGGGATCAGGAAACTTGTCGGAATCGTATTCCAGAACCCTGAGACCCAGTTTGTCGGCAGGACCGTAGAAGAAGACCTCGCTTTCGGGCCTGAAAACCTCTGCCTTCCCCCGGTTGAAATCCGGAAGAGGGTGGATAGAGCCCTTACCGAAACAGGGCTTGGAAAATACAGGTACCGTTCCCCAAAGACCCTTAGCGGAGGGCAGGGACAGTGCGTGGCTCTTGCCGGAATCCTTACCATGGAGCCTGAGTGTCTTGTTTTTGATGAAGTAACCTCCATGCTTGACCCTGATTCCGGGAAAACTGTCCTCGAACGTGTAAAAAGGCTGCATGAAAAAGGAAAAACCATAGTATATATCACACATAACCTTGAAGAGCTTCAAGCCGCAGACCGAATTTTCGTAATGGAAAAAGGAAGAATAGTGCTTGAAGGAAAACCCGAAAACGTACTCTCGGAACATTCTCTCCGGGACCTCGGGCTTACTCCCCCTTCCCTGATAGAACTTGCGGAGCACCTGAAAAAACACGGAGTTGCGGTCCCCTGGGAAAAGACCTCTTCCCCTTCCGGCTTTGCGGAGGAGATATGCCGATTATTCTTGAAAACGTGA
- a CDS encoding energy-coupling factor transporter ATPase translates to MPIILENVSFFYSKNTPLETAALKDVNLRIEKGEFVGILGEKGAGKSTLIKLFNGLLHPDSGKVIVDGLSPSSKEVKRKVGMLFQQAADQLFCRTVNEEIAFGPRNFGYSKKETEERIFEALESVSFDSSMLLRDPFSLSGGEMQRVALAGALALRPDYLVLDEPITGLDPAGKKEILETLKNIKEQGTAVITVTHNLKGFFPLLEKIVLIREGRIIFQGSREEYLEAKNVPFPPVTSMMRELKARGLPVNPAIFTVEEALEEILKVKSMLEKEKTER, encoded by the coding sequence ATGCCGATTATTCTTGAAAACGTGAGTTTTTTCTACTCGAAAAATACCCCGCTTGAAACCGCAGCCTTAAAAGATGTGAACCTGCGCATCGAAAAAGGGGAATTCGTGGGGATCCTGGGTGAGAAAGGGGCAGGAAAATCCACGCTCATAAAACTGTTCAACGGGCTCTTACACCCGGATTCGGGAAAAGTAATTGTTGACGGGCTTTCTCCCTCTTCAAAAGAGGTTAAAAGAAAGGTGGGTATGCTTTTTCAGCAGGCTGCAGACCAGCTCTTTTGCAGGACAGTGAATGAGGAGATAGCATTCGGGCCCCGGAACTTCGGATACTCGAAAAAAGAAACCGAAGAAAGGATCTTTGAAGCCCTCGAGTCAGTTTCCTTCGATAGCTCAATGCTGCTTCGAGACCCGTTCAGTCTGAGCGGGGGAGAGATGCAGCGGGTAGCCCTTGCAGGAGCCCTTGCCCTCAGGCCGGACTACCTTGTGCTGGACGAACCTATAACGGGGCTGGACCCTGCCGGGAAAAAAGAAATTCTTGAGACCCTTAAAAATATAAAAGAGCAGGGAACTGCAGTTATAACCGTGACCCACAATCTTAAAGGTTTTTTCCCCCTTCTGGAAAAGATAGTGCTTATCCGGGAAGGCAGGATCATTTTTCAGGGCAGCAGAGAAGAGTACCTTGAGGCCAAGAATGTGCCCTTTCCCCCTGTAACGTCCATGATGCGGGAACTTAAAGCAAGGGGCTTGCCTGTAAACCCGGCCATATTCACGGTTGAAGAAGCGCTTGAAGAGATCCTGAAAGTAAAATCGATGCTCGAAAAAGAAAAAACTGAAAGATAA
- a CDS encoding energy-coupling factor transporter transmembrane component T family protein: MQEPVFSYVPGTSFLHKLDPRTKLAAVMLLGVLTFRTESFFGIGVLFAFFLALTSCSGLPSIVFFRAVRPMLLFITFIFLAQLFFTEGKVLASFWVLHPSIEGLREGVRLSARFLLLLLFAALMTATTDPSAITCGIERILRPLPLHWLGVSSFELATMMNLSIAFLPLLFERVERTKAAQASRGMNFGKNPFHAIPALVIPLIRGVARDAEELALAMESRGYQGTRRTSMHELSMQKRDWGTILAMVFFAAFILRF, from the coding sequence ATGCAAGAACCTGTTTTCAGTTACGTTCCCGGGACTTCCTTTCTGCATAAGCTCGACCCCAGGACGAAACTTGCAGCTGTGATGCTGCTTGGCGTTCTCACATTCAGGACTGAAAGTTTTTTCGGGATTGGAGTGCTCTTTGCGTTCTTTCTTGCCCTTACATCATGCTCCGGGCTGCCATCTATAGTATTTTTCCGGGCAGTCAGGCCTATGCTACTATTTATCACATTTATATTTCTTGCGCAGCTATTCTTCACCGAAGGAAAAGTGCTGGCTTCTTTCTGGGTCCTGCACCCGAGTATAGAGGGGCTCCGGGAAGGGGTCAGGCTTTCTGCAAGGTTTCTACTCCTCCTGCTTTTTGCCGCCCTTATGACAGCCACCACTGATCCCTCGGCAATTACCTGCGGGATAGAGAGAATACTGCGCCCTCTGCCTCTCCACTGGCTGGGAGTAAGCTCCTTTGAGCTTGCGACAATGATGAACCTCTCAATAGCCTTTCTCCCCCTGCTCTTTGAGAGGGTTGAGCGGACAAAAGCTGCCCAGGCTTCAAGGGGCATGAATTTCGGGAAAAATCCTTTTCACGCAATCCCTGCCCTTGTCATACCCCTGATAAGGGGCGTGGCAAGAGATGCTGAAGAACTGGCCCTGGCAATGGAAAGCAGAGGATACCAGGGAACTCGCAGGACTTCAATGCATGAGCTTTCAATGCAGAAAAGAGATTGGGGAACCATTTTAGCCATGGTATTCTTTGCAGCCTTTATCCTGAGATTTTGA
- a CDS encoding ArsR/SmtB family transcription factor — protein MQEKCDRVDPEKIGDLLMGVPDSEYITRMSAVFQALQSDTRLKILFLLRQKEMCVCELEQALDVTQSAVSHGLRTLRQLDLVRVRREGKFTIYYIADEHVRTLIEMCLEHVEEKA, from the coding sequence ATGCAAGAAAAGTGCGATCGTGTTGACCCGGAAAAGATCGGAGACCTGCTGATGGGGGTCCCTGATTCCGAATATATTACCCGGATGTCTGCAGTATTTCAGGCGCTTCAATCGGATACCCGCCTGAAAATCCTTTTTTTGCTGAGGCAAAAAGAGATGTGTGTCTGCGAACTCGAACAGGCGCTTGACGTCACGCAGTCTGCAGTTTCGCACGGGCTTCGGACCCTCAGGCAGCTTGACCTTGTGAGAGTCAGAAGGGAGGGAAAATTCACGATTTACTACATTGCAGACGAACATGTGCGCACCCTCATCGAGATGTGCCTTGAACATGTGGAGGAAAAAGCATGA
- a CDS encoding SO_0444 family Cu/Zn efflux transporter, translated as MNLEFLSFIPTLLSGILMASWEIFVEAAPYLIFGFGAAGVLNVVVPDQKIVDYLGNSAGKVRSVINASLAGLPLPLCSCGVIPAAMSIRKRGANRGATLSFLISTPQTGVDSIAITYALLDPLMTIFRPLATLATALLAGLADNLLIGEEPEKKEIKKQENAGKKTEIIAVSTLVGVSAEYVKETLSLTSPPATQAPGNKTSSCKTSSCSCGHGGQEKKETGAEERSKRSVKKQVLGGLKYAYIELPGDIAKWMLIGILLAGIISYAVPETLIQEYLGGGLGSMLVMLVVGIPLYICATASTPLAASLIAKGMSPGTAFVFLLAGPATNAATITMVVRFLGKRSAALYLGVISLCALGAGILLDWLYLNLGVSATSTLGSAGELLPEGIKIGFAALLLPLMLYGSFRRGQECGCTECH; from the coding sequence ATGAATCTCGAATTTCTCAGCTTCATCCCAACCCTTTTGTCTGGAATTCTCATGGCCTCCTGGGAAATCTTTGTAGAAGCTGCCCCTTACCTCATTTTCGGCTTCGGCGCTGCAGGGGTACTCAATGTAGTCGTGCCTGACCAGAAAATTGTGGATTACCTCGGGAACTCGGCAGGAAAAGTCCGCTCCGTTATCAACGCCTCCCTTGCAGGACTCCCCCTTCCTCTCTGTTCCTGCGGTGTGATCCCTGCAGCCATGTCGATAAGGAAAAGGGGAGCAAACAGAGGCGCAACCCTGTCTTTCCTGATTTCGACCCCTCAGACCGGAGTGGACTCCATTGCAATCACTTATGCTCTCCTTGACCCCCTGATGACTATTTTCCGCCCGCTTGCAACCCTTGCAACCGCCCTTCTTGCAGGGCTTGCCGACAACCTGCTGATAGGGGAAGAACCCGAGAAAAAAGAAATCAAAAAGCAGGAAAATGCAGGGAAAAAAACAGAAATCATTGCAGTTTCGACCCTTGTGGGGGTATCGGCAGAATATGTGAAGGAAACCCTATCTCTCACCTCCCCCCCGGCAACACAGGCTCCTGGAAATAAAACCTCTTCATGCAAAACCTCTTCATGCAGCTGCGGACACGGCGGCCAAGAAAAAAAGGAAACAGGAGCTGAAGAGAGAAGCAAAAGGTCCGTAAAAAAGCAGGTTCTTGGAGGGCTGAAATATGCCTACATAGAGCTTCCCGGAGACATCGCGAAGTGGATGCTGATTGGAATCCTGCTTGCAGGGATAATTTCCTATGCTGTTCCAGAAACCCTAATTCAGGAATACCTGGGAGGAGGGCTCGGGTCAATGCTGGTCATGCTTGTAGTAGGCATTCCGCTTTATATCTGCGCTACAGCTTCGACTCCTCTTGCCGCAAGTCTCATAGCCAAAGGAATGAGTCCTGGCACGGCTTTTGTTTTCCTCCTAGCGGGCCCTGCAACAAATGCGGCAACTATAACCATGGTCGTCAGGTTCCTAGGAAAACGATCGGCAGCCCTCTACCTCGGAGTGATCTCACTGTGCGCCCTTGGAGCAGGAATCCTGCTTGACTGGCTTTACCTTAATCTGGGAGTCAGTGCAACTTCAACCCTTGGAAGTGCAGGAGAATTGCTTCCTGAAGGCATCAAGATCGGTTTTGCAGCCCTCCTGCTTCCTCTAATGCTATACGGAAGCTTCCGCAGGGGGCAAGAGTGCGGCTGTACGGAATGCCATTAA
- a CDS encoding PspC domain-containing protein: MQENPEFEEKKEPKKSEFKTPGELETGYTEKSWEKPEKTMEEKEVGIEPAPQGRIEPKESDFKAPEELETGYTEKSWEKPEKTTEEKEVGKETGERTKEETGKEAGEEEHTVYTMKKRLTKSKSDRMLFGVCSGLGKYFGIDPTFVRLLFVLLALANGIGIVLYIILAIIMPSEESVQMVPETRKSS, from the coding sequence ATGCAGGAAAATCCCGAGTTTGAGGAAAAAAAGGAACCGAAAAAGAGTGAATTCAAGACCCCTGGGGAACTTGAAACCGGCTATACGGAGAAATCATGGGAAAAACCTGAGAAAACAATGGAAGAAAAAGAAGTCGGCATAGAGCCTGCCCCCCAGGGAAGAATAGAACCGAAAGAAAGCGATTTCAAAGCTCCGGAAGAACTTGAAACCGGCTATACGGAGAAATCATGGGAAAAACCTGAGAAAACAACGGAAGAGAAAGAAGTCGGAAAAGAGACCGGGGAAAGAACAAAAGAAGAAACAGGAAAAGAGGCCGGCGAGGAAGAACACACGGTTTATACAATGAAAAAGCGCCTGACAAAAAGTAAGAGCGACCGCATGCTCTTTGGAGTCTGCAGTGGGCTTGGGAAGTACTTCGGGATTGACCCGACATTTGTAAGGCTCCTCTTTGTGCTCCTTGCCCTTGCAAACGGAATCGGAATTGTCCTATATATTATCCTGGCAATAATCATGCCCTCGGAGGAGAGCGTTCAGATGGTGCCAGAAACCCGGAAGAGCAGCTAA
- a CDS encoding class I SAM-dependent methyltransferase, with translation MGSFLDSDFRRKRHPPDKLISLSGIKEGMHVLEVGCGSGAFTTFVARTVGIKGEVYALDIQPGMLMQLKEKLSRPENRDIRNIKLIEGDAHNLPFDDNSFDLVYAITVIQEIPDKIRF, from the coding sequence ATGGGATCTTTTTTAGATAGTGATTTTAGAAGAAAACGGCATCCCCCTGATAAATTGATATCTCTAAGTGGGATAAAAGAAGGAATGCATGTTCTGGAGGTTGGATGCGGAAGCGGAGCGTTTACAACTTTCGTTGCAAGGACTGTTGGAATTAAAGGAGAAGTATATGCTCTTGATATTCAGCCAGGAATGTTAATGCAGTTAAAGGAGAAATTATCAAGACCAGAAAACAGAGATATCAGGAACATCAAGCTTATAGAAGGAGATGCGCATAATCTGCCCTTTGATGATAACTCATTCGATCTGGTATATGCAATAACAGTTATTCAGGAAATTCCTGATAAAATAAGGTTTTAA
- the ilvE gene encoding branched-chain-amino-acid transaminase has translation MSELLIYLNGKFVPKDEAKVSVYDHGFLYGDGVFEGIRAYNGRVFKLEEHVDRLYDSAKAIAMNIPITREEMAEIILETLRKNNLKDAYIRPIVSRGIGDLGLDPRKCGKPSVIVIAQGWGAMYGDLYEVGLTGVSVCVRRNAPDALSPNIKSLNYLNNILAKIEANEKGGDEAVFLDQNGFVCEGSGDNIFVVKNDKVLTPYTISNLKGITRATAIELLDEMGYKVIESNLGLFDLYTADEIFVTGTAAESAPVTRLDGRIIGTGKPGPLTMKMVEAFAKITQNSGTPIYK, from the coding sequence ATGAGTGAGTTACTGATTTATTTAAACGGGAAATTTGTCCCCAAAGACGAAGCCAAAGTTTCGGTCTATGACCACGGCTTCCTTTACGGAGACGGTGTGTTCGAAGGCATAAGGGCATACAACGGACGTGTCTTCAAGTTAGAGGAGCACGTTGACAGGCTTTATGACTCGGCAAAAGCAATCGCAATGAACATACCCATCACAAGAGAGGAAATGGCCGAAATAATCCTTGAGACCCTCAGGAAAAACAACCTCAAAGATGCTTACATCCGCCCCATCGTCTCAAGAGGAATCGGCGATCTCGGGCTTGACCCCCGTAAGTGCGGGAAGCCAAGTGTCATCGTTATTGCCCAGGGCTGGGGAGCCATGTACGGCGACCTTTACGAAGTAGGGCTTACCGGAGTTAGCGTCTGTGTCCGGAGAAATGCCCCGGATGCCCTTTCCCCTAACATCAAGTCCCTGAACTATCTCAACAACATCCTCGCAAAGATCGAAGCCAACGAGAAGGGAGGAGACGAAGCTGTCTTCCTTGACCAGAACGGGTTTGTCTGTGAGGGCTCAGGAGACAACATTTTCGTCGTCAAGAACGACAAGGTCCTGACTCCCTACACAATAAGCAACCTGAAAGGCATCACAAGGGCCACAGCCATCGAACTTCTGGACGAGATGGGATACAAGGTTATCGAATCAAACCTCGGCCTGTTTGACCTTTACACAGCCGATGAGATCTTTGTCACAGGAACTGCAGCCGAATCAGCCCCCGTGACCAGACTTGACGGAAGAATTATAGGTACAGGCAAACCCGGACCCCTTACAATGAAAATGGTTGAAGCCTTTGCGAAAATAACCCAGAACAGCGGAACACCTATTTACAAGTAA